The Microcoleus sp. FACHB-68 genome includes a region encoding these proteins:
- a CDS encoding peptidase domain-containing ABC transporter, with protein MTQTVSPSQIPAFLAQTAPFDRLGVNALQAIAAKCQLLRYRTGQPIFEREKMPTQVVMIYQGQARLLGYDQRIQMPVSLKLVGQGEILGWAGLVRNVPCETAIASTEVVCISLSAADFLASLDAEPVLRQAFRERPALSEVFELLSAELQRRADGVANLKDLAFRIWEDSVVLNLPPGQLNLAKLDPNRVWLVSSGEVGDFPTESRLSLDGSQRVLSVQGKRGARLLGLQFQTEMTSQAAQEVTIIQDSAPSDGSTAGLERLPPAPTYQITDAPPRPPEPEPDPFAPRAKYPFVKGNGPINAPLACFQMLSKHTGVTFRKDIIRRVLDGQLKTKGQISLQTCGAVVEMMGLRAQLVQVPATAVNRLKAPALISWKDSFAILYSITEKELVMAVPETGIIKKVPKEFAETWGEVGQILLLQVPQGERKEKFSLNWFIPAVIKYRGVLSQVFIASFFVQLFGLANPLITQVIIDKVLVQRSIETLDVLGFFLLGVALFEALLTALRTYLFVDTTNRIDLSLGSEVINHLVRLPLNYFDNRRVGELAGRMNELERIRQFLTGTALTVVLDAVFSVVYIVVMFIYSWILSIVALATVPLFAALTLLVSPIIRQQLRRRAERYADAESYLVEVLNGIQTVKAQNIELLARWQWQERYARYVSAGFKSVLTSSTAGSVSGFLQKLSGLLILWAGAHLVLNNELSLGQLIAFRIISGYVTSPLLRLVQLWQNFQETALSIERLSDILDAPLEADEDNRNNIPLPEIQGNVKYDGVSFRFAAAGALQLVNINLDFPAGKFVGIVGQSGSGKSTLMKLLQRLYDPLSGRIQIDGYDITKVELYSLRRQIGMVLQDTLLFNGSVQENIALNNPEATTEEIIEAAKIAFAHEFIMSLPNGYNSVVGERGSGLSGGQRQRIAIARTVLQNPKLLILDEATSALDYESERQVCENLRVAFKGRTVFFITHRLSTVRSADEILMMAQGSVVEQGTHDELMALKGLYYCLYQQQESQL; from the coding sequence ATGACCCAAACAGTTTCCCCGTCTCAAATTCCTGCTTTTTTGGCGCAAACGGCCCCGTTCGATCGGCTGGGAGTAAATGCTTTACAAGCGATTGCAGCCAAATGCCAACTCCTGCGTTACCGCACGGGGCAACCAATCTTTGAACGCGAAAAAATGCCCACTCAGGTGGTCATGATTTATCAGGGGCAAGCCCGATTGTTAGGTTATGACCAGCGCATCCAGATGCCCGTCAGCTTAAAATTAGTCGGTCAAGGAGAAATTTTAGGCTGGGCCGGTTTGGTGCGAAACGTGCCATGCGAAACAGCGATCGCCTCTACAGAAGTCGTATGTATTAGCCTTTCAGCCGCTGACTTTTTAGCCTCCCTAGACGCAGAACCAGTCCTGCGCCAAGCCTTTCGTGAGCGCCCCGCCCTTAGCGAAGTTTTTGAACTCTTAAGTGCAGAACTCCAGCGCAGAGCCGATGGAGTCGCAAATCTCAAAGACTTAGCATTCCGAATTTGGGAAGATTCCGTTGTCTTAAACTTACCACCCGGCCAGCTGAATCTCGCCAAATTAGACCCCAATCGGGTTTGGCTCGTCAGCAGTGGCGAAGTCGGAGATTTCCCCACAGAAAGCCGGCTGTCTCTTGACGGCTCACAGCGCGTCTTATCTGTGCAGGGAAAAAGAGGAGCCAGATTGCTGGGCTTGCAGTTTCAAACTGAAATGACCAGCCAAGCGGCTCAAGAAGTAACCATTATCCAGGACTCAGCCCCATCCGACGGCAGCACCGCCGGCCTAGAACGGTTACCCCCAGCCCCCACCTACCAAATTACCGACGCTCCGCCACGTCCTCCAGAGCCGGAACCAGACCCTTTCGCACCACGAGCCAAATACCCGTTTGTCAAGGGCAACGGACCCATTAATGCGCCCTTAGCTTGCTTTCAAATGTTAAGCAAGCATACCGGCGTCACATTTCGTAAGGACATCATTCGCCGGGTACTCGATGGCCAGCTGAAAACCAAAGGGCAAATTTCTTTACAAACCTGCGGTGCTGTAGTAGAGATGATGGGGCTGCGTGCCCAACTGGTGCAAGTTCCCGCTACAGCAGTAAATCGGCTCAAAGCACCTGCCCTGATTAGCTGGAAAGATAGCTTTGCCATCCTCTACAGCATCACTGAAAAAGAGCTGGTCATGGCCGTGCCAGAAACCGGCATTATCAAGAAGGTGCCCAAGGAATTTGCAGAAACTTGGGGAGAAGTCGGGCAGATACTGCTGCTACAAGTTCCTCAAGGTGAGCGAAAGGAAAAGTTCAGCCTTAACTGGTTTATTCCAGCAGTTATTAAATATCGCGGCGTCTTAAGCCAAGTCTTCATTGCTTCATTCTTTGTCCAGCTGTTCGGGTTGGCCAACCCGCTGATCACCCAGGTCATTATCGATAAAGTGCTGGTACAGCGCAGTATCGAAACCTTAGATGTTTTGGGGTTCTTTTTGCTGGGTGTAGCGCTGTTTGAAGCCTTGCTGACCGCTTTGCGGACTTATTTGTTTGTTGATACTACAAACCGGATTGACCTAAGTTTGGGTTCGGAGGTGATTAACCATTTAGTCCGCCTGCCACTGAACTACTTTGACAACCGGCGCGTCGGCGAACTGGCCGGTCGGATGAATGAATTAGAAAGAATTCGGCAATTTCTCACCGGCACAGCCCTGACGGTGGTACTCGACGCCGTTTTTTCAGTGGTCTACATCGTCGTCATGTTCATTTACAGTTGGATACTGTCAATTGTGGCATTGGCGACGGTGCCCTTATTTGCAGCCTTAACCCTGCTCGTATCTCCCATCATCCGCCAGCAGTTACGCAGAAGGGCTGAACGCTACGCAGATGCAGAATCCTATCTCGTTGAAGTCCTCAACGGGATTCAAACCGTCAAAGCGCAAAACATTGAACTGCTAGCCCGCTGGCAATGGCAAGAGCGTTATGCGCGATATGTCAGTGCCGGCTTTAAATCCGTCTTAACCTCTAGTACCGCCGGCTCAGTTAGCGGCTTCTTACAAAAACTCTCAGGCTTACTCATTCTGTGGGCTGGGGCGCATTTGGTCTTAAACAATGAACTGAGTTTGGGTCAATTAATCGCATTCCGGATTATCTCAGGCTACGTCACCAGCCCCCTCCTGCGCTTAGTACAGTTGTGGCAGAATTTCCAAGAAACAGCTCTGTCCATTGAACGACTCAGTGATATTCTGGATGCGCCTTTAGAAGCTGACGAAGATAATAGGAATAATATTCCCCTACCGGAGATTCAAGGAAACGTTAAATATGACGGCGTTTCGTTCCGCTTTGCCGCCGCCGGAGCACTGCAACTGGTTAATATCAACTTAGATTTCCCAGCCGGCAAATTTGTGGGTATTGTCGGTCAGAGTGGCTCCGGTAAAAGTACCTTGATGAAGTTGCTACAGCGCCTTTATGACCCACTCTCCGGTCGCATTCAAATTGATGGGTACGATATCACGAAAGTAGAACTCTATTCCTTGCGCCGACAGATTGGCATGGTTCTTCAAGACACCCTGCTATTCAATGGCTCAGTGCAAGAAAATATCGCCCTCAACAACCCAGAAGCCACCACAGAAGAAATTATTGAGGCCGCAAAAATTGCATTCGCCCATGAGTTCATTATGTCTCTCCCAAATGGCTATAACTCAGTCGTAGGAGAGCGGGGTTCAGGTCTATCTGGGGGTCAAAGACAGCGAATTGCCATCGCCCGGACGGTACTGCAAAACCCGAAACTGCTCATTTTAGATGAAGCAACCAGTGCCCTCGATTACGAGTCAGAACGACAAGTGTGTGAAAACTTGAGAGTAGCCTTTAAAGGGCGTACCGTCTTTTTCATTACTCACCGGCTCTCCACTGTCAGGAGTGCTGATGAAATATTAATGATGGCTCAAGGTTCTGTCGTCGAGCAAGGAACCCACGACGAATTAATGGCCCTGAAAGGTCTTTACTATTGCCTCTATCAGCAACAGGAGTCACAGCTGTGA
- a CDS encoding glucose-1-phosphate thymidylyltransferase, with protein MKALILSGGKGTRLRPLTYTGAKQLVPVANKPILWYGIEDIVAAGITDIGIIISPETGKEVQTKTGNGEQFGANITYILQEQPAGLAHAVKVAQPFLGDSPFIMYLGDNIIQSELATFLNTFKKQQLDALIMLRRVANPSAFGVAKIDENGRVLQLIEKPKDPPSNLALVGIYFFANTIHDAIANIQPSARGELEITDAIQKLIDREQKVEACTLEGWWLDTGKKDDLLEANRIILDTQITPSIQGEVDDKSQIIGRVQIGPGTKVVNSSIRGPVIIGNDCYLENCFIGPYSSIADGVTLIEADLEHSVILQKATIAGIHQRIVDSVIGQRAQLGVAPRRPKAIRFMIGDDCQIELA; from the coding sequence ATGAAAGCTCTGATTCTCTCTGGTGGTAAAGGAACCCGTTTGCGCCCCCTCACTTACACCGGCGCAAAACAGTTAGTGCCAGTTGCCAATAAGCCTATTTTATGGTACGGAATTGAAGATATTGTTGCCGCCGGCATTACAGATATTGGCATCATCATCAGTCCAGAAACCGGCAAGGAAGTCCAAACGAAAACTGGCAACGGCGAACAATTTGGGGCGAATATCACTTATATTCTGCAAGAGCAGCCGGCTGGTTTGGCCCACGCTGTCAAAGTTGCCCAGCCTTTTTTAGGCGATTCTCCCTTCATTATGTATTTGGGAGATAACATTATCCAAAGTGAGCTGGCAACCTTTTTAAATACTTTTAAAAAGCAACAGTTGGATGCCCTAATTATGCTGCGGCGGGTTGCCAATCCCAGTGCATTTGGGGTAGCAAAAATTGATGAAAATGGACGAGTTTTGCAACTGATAGAAAAACCCAAAGATCCTCCCTCTAATTTAGCGCTAGTTGGGATTTATTTCTTTGCAAACACAATTCACGACGCAATTGCTAATATCCAACCCTCAGCTCGTGGGGAATTGGAAATCACAGATGCAATTCAAAAACTGATTGATCGGGAGCAAAAAGTAGAAGCTTGCACCCTAGAAGGTTGGTGGCTGGATACCGGGAAAAAAGATGATTTACTGGAAGCCAATCGGATTATTTTGGATACCCAAATCACCCCTTCTATTCAGGGAGAAGTTGACGATAAAAGCCAAATTATTGGGCGAGTACAAATTGGCCCTGGAACTAAAGTGGTTAATTCCTCAATTCGAGGGCCGGTGATTATTGGCAACGACTGTTATTTAGAAAATTGCTTTATTGGCCCATACAGCAGTATTGCTGATGGTGTGACTCTGATAGAGGCAGACTTGGAACACAGTGTGATCTTGCAGAAGGCGACAATTGCCGGCATTCACCAGCGAATTGTAGATAGCGTAATCGGTCAGAGAGCGCAGTTGGGTGTCGCCCCTCGCCGCCCGAAAGCGATCCGGTTTATGATCGGGGATGACTGTCAAATTGAATTGGCGTGA
- the rfbD gene encoding dTDP-4-dehydrorhamnose reductase has product MRRILITGINGQLGQELQRTLAPVADVTGAGRDTLDLADPDLVRRFVGDLKPDVIVNAGAYTAVDKAESEPEQATAINATGPGILAKEAQRLGVRLIHISTDYVFDGENSRPYLETDPTNPLGAYGQSKLAGEEAIGAAGGHPIILRTAWVYGVGGKSNFVKTMLRLGAEREELRVVADQVGSPTWTGDLANAIAQLISQMSPEIAGIYHYTNSGVASWYDFAVAIFEEAKALGFPLKVQRVIPITTAQYPTPARRPAYSVLSCAKITAVLGTYPPHWREGLRKMLAELSV; this is encoded by the coding sequence ATGCGGCGAATTTTAATCACCGGCATTAATGGGCAGCTGGGTCAAGAATTGCAGCGCACGCTCGCCCCAGTAGCGGACGTTACGGGTGCCGGTCGCGATACCCTCGATTTAGCCGATCCAGACCTTGTTCGTCGGTTTGTGGGCGATCTGAAGCCAGATGTGATTGTGAATGCCGGCGCTTATACGGCTGTTGATAAAGCGGAAAGCGAACCGGAACAAGCTACGGCGATTAATGCGACAGGTCCCGGTATTTTGGCCAAAGAAGCCCAACGGCTGGGGGTGAGGCTAATTCACATTTCCACAGATTACGTGTTTGATGGCGAAAATAGCCGGCCTTACCTGGAAACTGACCCGACGAACCCGCTAGGGGCTTACGGTCAGTCTAAACTGGCAGGAGAAGAGGCGATTGGGGCAGCCGGTGGACACCCAATTATTCTGAGAACGGCTTGGGTTTATGGGGTGGGTGGCAAAAGTAATTTTGTCAAAACCATGCTGCGGTTGGGTGCTGAACGTGAGGAATTGCGGGTGGTGGCCGATCAAGTGGGCAGTCCAACTTGGACGGGGGATCTGGCAAATGCGATCGCTCAGCTCATTTCCCAAATGAGTCCAGAAATTGCCGGCATTTATCACTACACGAACAGCGGCGTCGCCAGCTGGTATGACTTTGCTGTGGCCATTTTTGAAGAAGCAAAAGCGCTGGGTTTTCCCTTAAAAGTTCAACGCGTGATTCCAATTACCACTGCCCAATATCCCACACCGGCACGGCGTCCCGCTTATTCTGTCCTGTCCTGTGCGAAAATAACGGCAGTTCTGGGAACCTATCCCCCTCATTGGCGGGAAGGACTCAGGAAAATGCTTGCAGAACTCTCCGTTTAG
- a CDS encoding calcium-binding protein gives MRILFTIAHFFNPAGGGSHGSQKKDPQPRIQALSAGITALHQLFGKSQSIIDIAQLLALPANQSQSHDIDIIVCTTQDCHILSQVPLPSHLYTHHATSAEPMLLGFECQAVLRDCLGKYDYYCFLEDDLILHDPWFFVKLQWFSKISGELNLLQPNRYEVSLHGKVHKAYVDGDLRPRVTAKFQNVGEQAELKGKIMETPVLFRRALNPHSGCYFLNAGQMAHWTKQPYFLDRDTSFVGPLESAATLGIMKTFRIYKPAPPQAAFLEIQHFGTAFLGLIGGKVRFPATE, from the coding sequence ATGCGTATTCTGTTCACAATTGCCCATTTTTTCAATCCCGCTGGTGGGGGTTCTCACGGTTCTCAAAAAAAAGACCCGCAACCCCGTATCCAAGCTTTGAGTGCCGGCATTACTGCCTTGCACCAGTTATTTGGCAAGTCTCAGAGCATTATTGACATTGCCCAGCTTTTAGCCTTGCCGGCCAATCAATCGCAATCTCACGATATTGATATTATCGTCTGTACAACTCAAGACTGTCATATTTTGTCCCAGGTTCCGTTGCCGTCTCACTTATACACTCATCATGCCACGAGTGCGGAGCCAATGCTGTTGGGCTTTGAGTGCCAAGCTGTACTGCGGGATTGTTTGGGTAAGTATGACTACTACTGTTTTTTAGAAGACGACCTGATTTTGCATGACCCTTGGTTTTTTGTGAAATTACAGTGGTTTAGCAAGATATCGGGGGAGTTGAACCTGCTCCAGCCTAATCGCTATGAGGTATCGCTTCACGGCAAAGTTCACAAAGCTTATGTTGATGGTGACTTACGACCTAGGGTGACGGCAAAATTCCAGAATGTGGGGGAACAGGCGGAATTGAAGGGCAAGATTATGGAAACGCCGGTGCTGTTCCGCCGTGCGCTAAATCCTCATTCGGGTTGCTATTTTCTAAATGCCGGCCAAATGGCCCACTGGACAAAGCAGCCTTATTTTTTAGACCGGGATACTAGCTTTGTTGGCCCGCTGGAAAGTGCGGCCACTCTAGGAATCATGAAGACTTTCAGGATTTACAAGCCGGCTCCACCTCAAGCGGCATTTCTAGAAATTCAGCATTTCGGTACGGCTTTCCTCGGTTTGATTGGGGGGAAAGTGCGCTTTCCGGCTACAGAATAG
- a CDS encoding calcium-binding protein gives MTQILDDNSNVYQLIQGPDTIIALGGNDLVQSFSGGGSLIFGNADADLLFAQGTNDTLDGGQDIDQLTSSKGSSLLFGREGDDILNSSTAGRDTLIGDGDTLGGGDDSLVGAAASEAPLSPVESLLGGAAGGLIATNNYYFGNQGNDTISGSGSGETMFGGQGNDVLTATATSTRNFLSGDVGNDTIIGGGANDTLLGDFDPAGGGNDSVVGGEGNKVYINGNIGNDTLEVGAGAQSTVNGGQGDDSIDAADAGTGDDAGEFYLSGDRGNDTILAGSVSDSVYGGDDNDYLSGVEGTSEIEQGTVLFGGNGSDVILGAGYQKLIGEAGNDYLFSATGTDFFDAGDGNDTLDASQGISTTGIVWVAGNGNDLLIGSSLVDQMNGGAGNDILSGAEGADLMTGGDGQDRFQYLTLGDFGDQIGDFVSGTDKFIFQGANIGGFPAASGLNDAQLVIVSTYNGTTGASGTAPLFAFETATKNLVLDTNGTTEGGTFVVATVFGGTVTENDIQII, from the coding sequence ATGACACAGATACTCGACGATAACAGCAACGTATACCAGTTGATCCAAGGCCCAGATACCATCATTGCCCTGGGAGGCAATGACCTTGTCCAGAGTTTTAGCGGCGGGGGGAGTTTAATATTCGGTAACGCCGATGCCGACCTTCTCTTCGCTCAAGGCACCAACGATACCTTAGATGGCGGTCAGGATATTGATCAGCTGACCAGTTCCAAGGGAAGTAGTTTATTATTTGGACGAGAAGGCGACGACATCTTAAATAGCTCAACTGCCGGCAGGGATACCTTGATAGGCGACGGCGATACCTTGGGAGGTGGCGATGATTCCCTCGTCGGTGCGGCTGCTTCAGAAGCGCCATTAAGTCCCGTGGAGTCGTTGTTGGGGGGAGCTGCAGGAGGACTGATTGCCACCAACAACTACTACTTTGGTAACCAAGGAAATGACACTATCAGCGGCAGCGGTAGTGGGGAGACCATGTTTGGTGGCCAAGGCAACGACGTGCTGACTGCAACGGCAACTTCGACCAGGAATTTCTTGTCAGGTGACGTTGGTAATGACACAATCATTGGCGGCGGCGCGAATGATACCCTTCTAGGTGATTTCGACCCAGCGGGCGGTGGCAATGACAGTGTTGTGGGTGGAGAAGGCAATAAAGTCTATATCAACGGCAATATCGGCAATGACACCCTAGAGGTTGGTGCAGGAGCTCAATCTACAGTGAATGGTGGCCAAGGCGACGACTCTATTGATGCCGCCGATGCCGGCACAGGCGACGATGCTGGAGAATTCTATTTGTCTGGGGACAGGGGCAATGACACTATTCTTGCCGGCTCCGTTTCTGACAGCGTGTACGGTGGCGACGACAACGATTATCTATCGGGTGTAGAGGGGACTAGTGAAATAGAGCAAGGAACCGTCTTATTTGGTGGCAACGGTAGCGATGTTATACTCGGTGCCGGCTATCAGAAGCTAATTGGTGAGGCTGGCAATGACTACCTGTTCTCGGCAACTGGAACCGATTTCTTTGATGCTGGAGATGGTAATGACACCTTAGACGCAAGCCAGGGCATATCCACAACTGGCATAGTCTGGGTGGCCGGTAATGGCAACGACCTGCTCATAGGTAGTTCCCTAGTAGATCAGATGAATGGTGGTGCCGGCAATGACATCCTGTCCGGCGCTGAGGGTGCAGACCTGATGACTGGCGGTGATGGTCAAGATCGCTTCCAATACTTGACCCTTGGTGACTTTGGTGATCAAATCGGCGACTTTGTCAGTGGCACAGACAAATTTATATTCCAAGGTGCCAACATTGGAGGTTTCCCAGCAGCATCCGGTCTCAACGACGCCCAGCTCGTGATCGTATCTACTTACAACGGCACAACCGGCGCGTCCGGCACTGCGCCTCTGTTTGCGTTTGAAACCGCCACCAAGAACTTAGTCCTTGACACCAATGGTACTACAGAGGGCGGCACATTCGTCGTCGCAACAGTTTTCGGTGGGACCGTCACAGAGAATGACATTCAGATCATCTAA
- the rfbC gene encoding dTDP-4-dehydrorhamnose 3,5-epimerase: MNILPTEIPDVLIVEPKVFSDARGFFFESFNRQVFAEKTGVTAEFVQDNHSRSAQNILRGLHYQIQQPQGKLVRVVVGEIFDVAVDIRKNSATFGKWVGCRLSAENCRQLWIPPGFAHGFLAVSEVAEVLYKTTEYYAPQHDRCILWNDPDIGIDWPLNGASPILSAKDQAGKPFKAAEVFES, translated from the coding sequence ATGAATATTTTGCCCACTGAAATTCCAGATGTTTTGATTGTTGAGCCTAAGGTGTTTTCAGACGCCAGAGGCTTTTTTTTTGAAAGTTTCAACCGGCAGGTGTTTGCCGAAAAAACCGGCGTGACGGCTGAGTTCGTCCAAGATAACCACTCTCGTTCCGCCCAAAATATCCTGCGGGGTTTGCACTATCAAATTCAACAACCGCAAGGGAAATTGGTGCGGGTGGTTGTCGGTGAAATATTTGACGTTGCCGTTGATATCAGAAAAAATTCCGCTACTTTTGGCAAATGGGTGGGATGCCGGCTGAGTGCCGAAAATTGCCGGCAACTGTGGATACCGCCTGGGTTCGCTCATGGCTTTTTAGCGGTTTCCGAAGTCGCTGAGGTGCTGTATAAAACAACTGAATACTACGCCCCCCAACATGATCGGTGTATCCTATGGAATGATCCGGATATTGGCATTGACTGGCCGCTCAACGGCGCTTCGCCGATTTTATCGGCTAAAGATCAAGCCGGCAAGCCTTTCAAAGCCGCAGAAGTGTTTGAGAGTTGA
- a CDS encoding peptidylprolyl isomerase — MAELFQVGNTVIQAHEIPSLLNRYQLMPQLLRGIIIDQAITGITCTDEERQAILEQFYQQHQLSSAQARDAWLQNQGMTQAQMEEFVVRPLLLEKFKTATWGAKVESYFLTRKGSLDQVVYSLIRTQDPGMAQEIYFRISEGEQSFAELAKEYSLGPEARTGGLLGPVPLSQPHPAISKLLSVSKPGQLWPPRVLAEWFVIIRLEKFLPARLDESMRRHLIDEMFDNWIKEQIQQVRPLQSLLSATPTSA, encoded by the coding sequence ATGGCAGAACTTTTCCAAGTAGGCAACACAGTCATCCAAGCGCATGAAATCCCCTCGCTCTTGAATCGCTATCAGTTAATGCCCCAACTTTTGCGAGGCATTATCATTGACCAAGCGATCACCGGCATCACTTGCACTGACGAAGAGCGTCAAGCAATCCTTGAACAGTTTTACCAGCAACACCAGCTCAGTTCTGCCCAAGCCCGGGACGCTTGGCTGCAAAATCAGGGGATGACTCAGGCGCAAATGGAAGAGTTCGTAGTCCGCCCCCTATTGTTAGAAAAATTTAAAACAGCGACCTGGGGAGCCAAAGTAGAATCCTATTTTCTCACCCGCAAGGGCAGCTTAGATCAAGTCGTTTATTCCCTGATCCGTACCCAAGATCCGGGAATGGCTCAAGAAATTTATTTTCGCATCTCAGAAGGCGAACAGTCTTTTGCTGAGCTAGCCAAAGAATACTCTCTAGGCCCAGAAGCCCGCACAGGTGGTTTATTAGGGCCGGTTCCCCTTTCTCAGCCCCACCCAGCCATCAGTAAACTTCTCTCAGTCAGTAAACCCGGTCAGCTCTGGCCCCCACGCGTTCTGGCAGAATGGTTTGTGATTATTCGATTAGAAAAATTCCTACCGGCTCGCCTAGATGAATCGATGCGCCGGCACCTGATTGATGAAATGTTTGACAACTGGATCAAAGAGCAGATCCAGCAAGTCAGACCGTTGCAATCTCTTTTGTCAGCAACTCCAACTTCGGCGTGA
- a CDS encoding HlyD family efflux transporter periplasmic adaptor subunit, with protein sequence MKSDSVFDQPVILEQPAIWSQVFVWLIVGVTASGLIWAAVANVEQAIPATGKLEPKEAPKEIKAPVGGVVREVLVDDGDFVKQGEILLTFDPTSPEADVESLRNLKESLIRENQFYSSVDGTKPSGKGSDLESLTKLRENLITQNQYYQALVNEPDGSVGGSGAFDATQERLLGASRAEYQSRVQAARLQVQELEKQLSQTQGQLSAAQERLASARQQIPKAQIQLATAQRRIETLQQQKAKSEEVLELNRQILSQVSPLVEEGALSKLQRQRQEQEVLTRQAAVLSGESDLLTSLNDIETRQRELLTSQDEITARQAEVNRLSDEAQRIAVQIERAKQELQNTQELSRKDVLTKISDNEKQIAEIDSQLGKSKLENQKTMARIEGELTKAQQALQYQELRAPVSGYVFDLKASSGSVARETDQEPILKLIPNDKLIANVFIQNKDIALVKEGMPVDINIEAFPAMEFGTIEGKLLSIGKDALPPTQERPFYSFPAKIELDRQYFEVSDKQIPIQSGMAVQATVKIGKRTVLEMFLDRMSRKVKTLETVK encoded by the coding sequence GTGAAATCTGATTCAGTATTTGATCAACCCGTCATTTTAGAACAGCCAGCGATCTGGTCACAAGTCTTCGTTTGGCTGATTGTCGGTGTAACAGCATCGGGTCTGATTTGGGCAGCGGTTGCGAATGTTGAGCAAGCCATTCCCGCCACAGGCAAATTAGAACCCAAAGAAGCCCCGAAAGAAATCAAAGCGCCCGTTGGCGGAGTTGTCCGTGAGGTTCTCGTTGACGACGGAGACTTTGTCAAACAAGGAGAAATCTTACTAACCTTTGACCCCACCTCACCGGAAGCGGATGTAGAGTCTTTGAGAAATCTCAAAGAATCTCTGATTCGCGAAAATCAGTTTTATTCCTCAGTCGATGGCACTAAGCCCAGCGGCAAAGGTTCCGATTTAGAATCCCTCACCAAACTGCGTGAGAACTTAATCACGCAAAATCAATATTACCAAGCGCTGGTGAATGAACCTGATGGGTCAGTCGGGGGCAGCGGCGCGTTTGATGCCACCCAAGAGCGGCTTTTAGGAGCCAGCCGTGCCGAGTATCAGTCTCGCGTCCAGGCCGCCCGTTTGCAAGTTCAGGAATTGGAAAAACAGCTTTCCCAAACTCAAGGGCAATTATCAGCAGCCCAGGAGCGATTAGCATCGGCTAGGCAACAAATCCCTAAAGCTCAAATCCAATTAGCAACGGCTCAAAGACGAATTGAAACGCTCCAGCAACAAAAAGCAAAGTCTGAAGAGGTGCTAGAGCTGAATCGACAGATTCTTTCCCAAGTATCGCCCTTGGTGGAAGAAGGGGCGCTTTCTAAGCTGCAACGGCAACGTCAAGAGCAAGAAGTGTTGACTCGCCAAGCTGCCGTTCTCTCAGGAGAATCTGATTTGCTGACAAGCCTCAATGATATCGAAACGCGGCAGCGGGAACTGTTAACCAGTCAGGATGAAATCACAGCACGCCAAGCTGAAGTAAATCGGCTTAGCGATGAAGCGCAGCGGATCGCTGTGCAAATTGAACGGGCGAAGCAAGAATTGCAAAATACACAAGAGTTGTCGAGAAAAGACGTTCTCACGAAAATTTCAGACAATGAAAAGCAAATTGCAGAAATTGATTCCCAGTTAGGAAAGTCTAAGCTGGAAAATCAAAAAACGATGGCCCGAATAGAAGGCGAGTTGACGAAGGCTCAACAAGCCCTTCAATATCAAGAATTGCGGGCACCCGTGAGCGGTTACGTGTTTGATCTAAAAGCATCGTCTGGGAGTGTGGCGCGGGAAACTGATCAAGAGCCGATTCTGAAGCTGATTCCCAATGATAAGCTGATCGCCAACGTCTTTATTCAAAACAAGGATATTGCGCTGGTGAAAGAAGGAATGCCGGTCGATATTAACATTGAAGCGTTCCCGGCAATGGAATTTGGCACGATTGAAGGCAAATTGCTCTCGATTGGGAAAGATGCTTTGCCCCCCACTCAAGAACGCCCCTTCTATTCTTTCCCAGCAAAAATTGAACTGGATCGTCAGTATTTTGAGGTGAGTGATAAACAGATTCCCATCCAGTCAGGGATGGCAGTCCAAGCTACGGTTAAGATTGGTAAGCGGACTGTGCTGGAAATGTTCTTGGATCGGATGAGCCGAAAAGTGAAGACTTTAGAGACGGTGAAGTAA